The stretch of DNA CGCCCTGTGGAAGGACCACCTGCTGTCGATGGACCACCTCAAGGAGGGGATCGGCCTGCGGGGGTACGGGCAGAAGGACCCGCTGAAGGAGTATCAGCGGGAGGGGTTCGACATGTTCTCCGACCTGGTCGACCGGGTCAAGGAAGAGGCCTTGAAGCGGCTCTACAACGTGCGGGTGCAGCGGGAGGAGGAGGGGGCGAAGGTCGCGGCCCCGGCCCCCGGACCCCGTCGGGTTTCGCTTTCGGGCGGCGACATCAAGCGCGCGGGGGAGACCACCCAGAAGCGCCAGGGCGTGAAGGTGGGCAGGAACGACCCCTGCCCCTGCGGGTCGGGGAAGAAGTACAAGAAATGCTGCGGAAAGGAGGCGTGAGATGGGCAACGGGGCGAAGTCCGGCGGGATGATCGTCGTTCCGGGGTTCCGCGCCGCCGGGACCGCCTGCGGGATCAAGAAGACCGGCAAGCCCGATCTCGCGCTGGTGGTTTCCGACCGTCCCTGCGTCTCCGCGGCGGTGTTCACGAGGAACAAGGTGGCGGCGGCGCCCGTCGTCTGGGGCAGGTCGCTGCGGGGCCGGTCCCGGATGCGCGGGATCCTGGTCAACAGCGGCAACGCGAACGCCTGCACGGGAGAGGAAGGGCTGCGGGCGGTGCGGGAAACCTCCCGCGCGGCCTGCGCGGCGATCGGGCTGCCCGACGGCTCCCTGCTGATCGGCTCCACCGGCGTCATCGGCGTGCAGCTCCCGGTCGGGAAGATCGTCTCGGCCGTCCCGGGTCTCGTCCGGAGACTCTCCCCGGACGGCATCCCGGCGGCGGGCGAGGCGATCCGGACGACCGACGCCTTCCCCAAGCGGGGGGTGCGCTTCGTCCGCATCGGCGGCCGGCAGGTCACCATCGGCGGGATCGCGAAGGGCGCGGGGATGATCGCCCCGAACATGGGGACGCTGCTCGCATACGCCTTCACCGACGCCGCCCTCGCGCCCGCGGATGCCCGGCGGGTCCTGAGGGAGGCGGTCGACTCATCCTTCAACCGGATCGTGGTGGACGGGGACACGAGCACGAACGATACGGCCGCCCTCTTCGCCAACGGCGCCTGCGGGCTGCCGCCGCTGTCGGGGAAGGATCTTGCAACGTTCAAGGACGCGCTGGGTTCCCTGCTGCTCGATCTCGCCCTGATGATCGTCCGGGACGGCGAGGGGGCGACGCGGGTCGTGAAGATCGAGGTGACCGGGGCGCGGACCGACGCGGACGCTGAGCGGGTCGCCCGCGCGGCGGCGACCTCTCCCCTCGTGAAGACGGCGGTCTACGGGGCGGACATCAACTGGGGGCGGGTGATCGCCGCGGCGGGAAGGGCGGGGATCCCGCTGGACCCCGCGAAGATCTCGATGCGGTTCGCCGGGGAGGAGGTGCTCCGGCGGGGGATGCGGCCGGATCCCGCGGCGGAGCGCCGCGCCGCCCCGAAGATCCGCAAGGAGGCGTACGCGATCCGGGTCGACCTCGGAATCGGGAAGGGGAGCTCCTTCCTCTATTTCTCCGATCTTACGCAGGAGTACGTGCGCATCAACGCAGGATACCGCACCTGATCCGGCTCGGTTGCAGTTCCCCGGGCGTCCGTGCTATATATGCTTGCTTGGCTTCGAGTTATCACCCACGGGCGGCAGGACTCTCCCCGGGGTGCCCCGCATCGGGCGGGGTGGATGGGGAGGGGCTAAAGCGCCCGGAGGACCAACCCCCGGATCCAAAGGAGGAACGAACGGCATGGCGAACGGGCAAAGCTCCGTGATCACGATGAAACAGCTTCTGGAAGCGGGCGTCCACTTCGGCCACCAGACCAAGCGGTGGAACCCGAAGATGAAGAAGTACATCTTCACCGCCCGCAACGGGATCTACATCATCGACCTGCAGCAGACGGTGAAGATGTTCCGCGCCGCCTACGACACGGTCCGCACGATGGCCGCCGAAGGGAAGACCATCCTCTTCGTCGGGACGAAGAAGCAGGCGCAGGAGGCGGTGGAGGAGGAGGCGCGCCGGGCGAGCGCCCCGTACGTCAACCAGCGGTGGCTCGGCGGGATGCTCACGAACTTCACCACGATCCGCAAGAGCCTCGACCGGCTGCAGAAGCTGTCCGAGATCGGCACCGACGGGACGGCCGAGCGGCTTCCGAAGAAGGAAGTGATGAAGCTCGAGAAGGAGCGGGTGAAGCTGGAGAAGATCCTGGGCGGCATCCGCGAGCTGCGGCGCCAGCCCGACGCCCTGTTCGTTGTGGACCCGTCCCGGGAGCAGATCGCGATCCTCGAGGCGCGGCGGCTGCAGATCCCGATCATCGCCATCGTCGACACGAACTGCGACCCGGACCTGGTCGACCACGTGATCCCCGGCAACGACGACGCGATCCGCGCGATCAAGCTGTTCCTCTCCAAGATGGCCGACGCGATCATCGAAGGGAAGGCGGTCTACGCAGAGAAGAACGCCTCGAAGGGGGACAAGGAATCGGAGACCCCCGAGGTCACCGTCTCCCTCATCTCCACCGAAGACGAGGAAGAGGCCCCCGCGGCGCCCGAAGGCGCGGCGGAGTAGGCAGACACACTTATTCAGGAGAGCGAACGGCATGGAAATCACTTCCGGAATGGTCAAGGAGCTCCGCGAGAAGACGGGCGCGGGGCTGATGGATTGCAAGGCGGCGCTCGCCGCGGCGGGCGGCGACATGGAGAAGGCGATCGACAACCTGCGGACGAAGGGGCTTGCGGCCGCGGCGAAGAAATCCTCGCGGATCGCCTCCGAGGGGCTGGTGTGCGCCCACGTCGAGGGAAACTCCGGGACGCTGGTGGAGATCAACTGCGAGACCGATTTCGTGGCCAAGACCGACGAGTTCGCCGGGCTGGCGGCCGAGATCGCGGCGCTGGTGAACCTGAAGAACCCCAAGGACGTGGACGAGGCGCTGCTGCTCGCGACGAACGGCGGCAACCTCGGCGAGAAGCTCACGGAGAAGGTGGCAAAGATCGGCGAGAAGATCTCCTTCCGACGCTTCGTCCGGTTCGAGCTGTCCGACGCGGTCCCCGGCGTGGTCGTCCCCTACATCCACGCGGGCGGGAAGATCGGGGTGCTGGTGGCGCTCGAGGGCGCCGGTCCGAAGAACGCCGAGACGGCCGCGCTGGCCAAGGACCTGGCGATGCAGGTGGCGGCGGCGAGCCCGGCGTACGTCAGCCGGAAGGACGTCCCCGCCGAGGTGGTGGAGCACGAGAAGTCGATCTACCGCGAGCAGGCGAAGGCCTCCGGCAAGCCCGACAAGATCCTCGACAAGATCGCGGAGGGCAAGCTCGAGAAGTTCTACGGCGACTTCTGCATCCTCGAGCAGGCGTTCATCAAGGATCCCGACCGGAAGGTCGGGCAGCTCCTCGCGGAGGCAGGGAAGGCCGCCGGGACGGAGATCCGGCTGAAGTCCTTCGCCCGGTTCCAGGTGGGCGAGGGCATGGAGAAGCGGTCGGACGACCTGGCCGCGGAGGTCGCGAAGCAGATCGGGAAGGGGTAGGAAACCGGGCCGTCCCGCGCCGCGGAGGTTCCCGTGCCGAAACCGTCGTACCGCCGCATCCTGCTCAAGCTCTCCGGGGAAGCCCTCATGGGGAGGCAGGCGTACGGGATCGACGAGAAGATCCTCGCCGGCCTGGCGGAGGAGATCCGCGAGGTGACGGAGCTGGGCGTGCAGGTCGCCCTGGTCATCGGCGGCGGGAACATCTTCCGGGGGATCGGCTCCAGCCGCGCCATGGGGATCGAGCGGGCGTCCGCCGACTACATGGGGATGCTGGCGACGGTCATCAACTGCCTCGCGCTCCAGGAGGTGCTGGAGCGGTCCGGGGTGGACACCCGGGTGCTTTCCGCCATCGAAATGCGCGCGATCGCCGAGCCCTACATCCGCCGGCGCGCCCTGCGGCACCTGGAAAAGGGGCGGGTGGTGATCTTCGCGGCGGGGACGGGGAACCCCTACTTCACCACCGACACCGCCGCGGCGCTCCGCGCCATGGAGATCGGCGCCGACGCCATCTTCAAGGCGACCAAGGTCGACGGCGTGTACGACCGCGACCCGATGGCCGACCCGAAGGCGAGGAAGTTCTCCCGCCTCAGCTACCTCGACGTCCTCCGGAAGAAGCTCAAGGTCATGGACGCCACGGCCATCTCCCTCTGCATGGACAACGGGCTGCCCATCGTGGTGTTCAACCTCACGCGGAAGGGGAACATCCTCAAGGTCGTGACGGGAGAGAAGATCGGCACGGTCGTGCACGGAGGGAAATGATGGAAGCGTTGATCAAGGAAACCTCCGCCCGCATGGAGCGGAGCATCGAGGCCTTCAGGAAGGAGCTGGGGAAGGTGCGCACCGGGCGCGCCTCCTTCTCCCTGCTCGACGGCGTCAAGGTCGACTACTACGGCACGCTCACGCCGCTCCAGCAGGTGGGCACGCTCTCCGTGCCCGAGAGCCGCCTGATCACGATCACCCCGTGGGACACGAAGATGATCGGACCGATCGAGAAGGCGATCCAGGGAGCGGGGCTGGGGCTGAACCCGTCGAGCGACGGGAAGGTCGTCCGCATCCCCATCCCGCCGCTGACCGAGGAGCGGCGCAAGGAGCTGGCGAAGGTCGTCCGGAAGATGGCCGAGGAGGCCCGCGTTGCCGTCCGGAACGTCCGCCGCGAGGAGATCGAGAAGCTCAAGGAGAAGGAGAAGAAGAAAGAGATCGCGGAGGACGCCGTCAAGCGGGGGCAGGAGCGGATCCAGAAGGAGACCGACGCCTTCGTCAGGAAGATCGACGACATCC from Thermodesulfobacteriota bacterium encodes:
- the argJ gene encoding bifunctional glutamate N-acetyltransferase/amino-acid acetyltransferase ArgJ is translated as MGNGAKSGGMIVVPGFRAAGTACGIKKTGKPDLALVVSDRPCVSAAVFTRNKVAAAPVVWGRSLRGRSRMRGILVNSGNANACTGEEGLRAVRETSRAACAAIGLPDGSLLIGSTGVIGVQLPVGKIVSAVPGLVRRLSPDGIPAAGEAIRTTDAFPKRGVRFVRIGGRQVTIGGIAKGAGMIAPNMGTLLAYAFTDAALAPADARRVLREAVDSSFNRIVVDGDTSTNDTAALFANGACGLPPLSGKDLATFKDALGSLLLDLALMIVRDGEGATRVVKIEVTGARTDADAERVARAAATSPLVKTAVYGADINWGRVIAAAGRAGIPLDPAKISMRFAGEEVLRRGMRPDPAAERRAAPKIRKEAYAIRVDLGIGKGSSFLYFSDLTQEYVRINAGYRT
- the rpsB gene encoding 30S ribosomal protein S2; the encoded protein is MANGQSSVITMKQLLEAGVHFGHQTKRWNPKMKKYIFTARNGIYIIDLQQTVKMFRAAYDTVRTMAAEGKTILFVGTKKQAQEAVEEEARRASAPYVNQRWLGGMLTNFTTIRKSLDRLQKLSEIGTDGTAERLPKKEVMKLEKERVKLEKILGGIRELRRQPDALFVVDPSREQIAILEARRLQIPIIAIVDTNCDPDLVDHVIPGNDDAIRAIKLFLSKMADAIIEGKAVYAEKNASKGDKESETPEVTVSLISTEDEEEAPAAPEGAAE
- the tsf gene encoding translation elongation factor Ts; this encodes MEITSGMVKELREKTGAGLMDCKAALAAAGGDMEKAIDNLRTKGLAAAAKKSSRIASEGLVCAHVEGNSGTLVEINCETDFVAKTDEFAGLAAEIAALVNLKNPKDVDEALLLATNGGNLGEKLTEKVAKIGEKISFRRFVRFELSDAVPGVVVPYIHAGGKIGVLVALEGAGPKNAETAALAKDLAMQVAAASPAYVSRKDVPAEVVEHEKSIYREQAKASGKPDKILDKIAEGKLEKFYGDFCILEQAFIKDPDRKVGQLLAEAGKAAGTEIRLKSFARFQVGEGMEKRSDDLAAEVAKQIGKG
- the pyrH gene encoding UMP kinase, which gives rise to MPKPSYRRILLKLSGEALMGRQAYGIDEKILAGLAEEIREVTELGVQVALVIGGGNIFRGIGSSRAMGIERASADYMGMLATVINCLALQEVLERSGVDTRVLSAIEMRAIAEPYIRRRALRHLEKGRVVIFAAGTGNPYFTTDTAAALRAMEIGADAIFKATKVDGVYDRDPMADPKARKFSRLSYLDVLRKKLKVMDATAISLCMDNGLPIVVFNLTRKGNILKVVTGEKIGTVVHGGK
- the frr gene encoding ribosome recycling factor, which gives rise to MMEALIKETSARMERSIEAFRKELGKVRTGRASFSLLDGVKVDYYGTLTPLQQVGTLSVPESRLITITPWDTKMIGPIEKAIQGAGLGLNPSSDGKVVRIPIPPLTEERRKELAKVVRKMAEEARVAVRNVRREEIEKLKEKEKKKEIAEDAVKRGQERIQKETDAFVRKIDDILKAKEQEILEV